A genomic stretch from Thauera sp. GDN1 includes:
- a CDS encoding pilus assembly protein PilP, with protein MNRAAILGACVLLAGCAGGSEDDLQAWMNEQAKTMRGSVTPLPELKPFPVVAYAGTQGDDPFRSGRMEPERRAGSGALRPDMDRRREPLEAYPLESMQMVGVLMQGRNTHALVKVSNALHQVKVGNYMGQDFGVVTRITESEVTLRELVEDVYGDWVERISTLTLQERQEAGK; from the coding sequence ATGAACAGGGCTGCAATCCTTGGCGCCTGCGTGCTGCTCGCCGGATGCGCGGGCGGCAGCGAGGACGATCTCCAGGCCTGGATGAACGAGCAGGCCAAGACCATGCGCGGCTCGGTGACTCCGCTCCCCGAACTCAAGCCGTTCCCGGTCGTGGCCTATGCCGGCACCCAGGGCGACGACCCCTTCCGCTCCGGGCGGATGGAGCCGGAGCGTCGCGCCGGCTCGGGCGCGCTGCGTCCCGACATGGACCGCCGCCGCGAGCCGCTCGAAGCATATCCGCTCGAATCCATGCAGATGGTCGGCGTGCTGATGCAGGGGCGCAACACGCATGCGCTGGTGAAGGTGAGTAACGCCCTGCATCAGGTGAAGGTGGGCAATTACATGGGACAGGATTTCGGCGTGGTCACGCGGATCACCGAGAGCGAGGTGACGCTGCGCGAACTGGTCGAGGATGTCTACGGCGACTGGGTTGAAAGAATCAGCACGCTGACATTGCAGGAGCGGCAGGAGGCCGGAAAATGA
- a CDS encoding type 4a pilus biogenesis protein PilO encodes MKPTTASTARKGIDFKRIAQDFKGLDPNDPGMWPTAPRLAVLVGLLVLTVAGFWWFDWRDQVATLEQRQAEEVQLRESWVAKKRQAVNLEEHRRQLAEIDRQFGALIKQLPNRAEMDSLLSDINQAGLGRGLQFELFKPGADVIKEFYAEMPIDVRLSGVYHDLGEFVADVARMPRIVTLNNVGIATDKDGRLKLDTKAITYRYLDEEELAQQRQAAQAAKQGKKK; translated from the coding sequence ATGAAACCGACGACTGCTTCCACTGCGCGCAAGGGCATCGATTTCAAGCGTATCGCGCAGGACTTCAAGGGGCTCGATCCCAACGATCCGGGGATGTGGCCGACCGCGCCGCGCCTCGCAGTGCTGGTCGGTCTGCTGGTGCTCACCGTCGCCGGCTTCTGGTGGTTCGACTGGCGTGACCAGGTCGCCACGCTCGAGCAGCGCCAGGCCGAGGAAGTCCAGCTGCGCGAGAGCTGGGTGGCCAAGAAGCGTCAGGCGGTGAACCTCGAGGAGCACCGTCGCCAGCTGGCCGAGATCGACCGCCAGTTCGGCGCGCTGATCAAGCAGCTGCCCAACCGTGCGGAAATGGACTCCCTGCTGTCCGACATCAACCAGGCCGGTCTCGGTCGCGGCCTGCAGTTCGAACTGTTCAAGCCGGGTGCCGACGTGATCAAGGAGTTCTACGCCGAGATGCCGATCGACGTCAGGCTGTCGGGCGTCTATCACGACCTCGGCGAGTTCGTCGCCGACGTGGCGCGCATGCCGCGCATCGTGACCCTGAACAACGTGGGCATCGCCACCGACAAGGACGGTCGCCTGAAGCTCGATACCAAGGCGATCACCTACCGCTACCTCGACGAGGAAGAGCTTGCCCAGCAGCGCCAGGCTGCCCAGGCCGCCAAGCAGGGGAAGAAGAAATGA
- a CDS encoding PilN domain-containing protein gives MIRINLLPHRVEKRRQRRKQFYTAAAGVVLLGALVGFTGHLIYDSHIEAQEARNTFLKTEIAKLDRDIAEIRRLKEQIDAMLARKQIIESLQSTRAETVHLFNELAQRMPEGVYLKSIKQNARRVTLVGYAQSNARVSHLMRNIEASPFLEQPALVEAKAAMLDSRRVSEFTLALSIRQPEAEANAAAAAGKAVKPAAAGAAKGAAK, from the coding sequence ATGATCCGGATCAACCTTCTCCCGCATCGCGTCGAGAAGCGGCGCCAGCGCCGCAAACAGTTCTACACCGCCGCCGCGGGCGTGGTCCTGCTCGGCGCGCTCGTCGGCTTCACCGGCCATCTGATCTACGACAGCCATATCGAGGCCCAGGAAGCACGCAACACCTTCCTGAAGACCGAGATCGCCAAGCTCGACCGCGACATCGCCGAGATCCGCCGTCTCAAGGAGCAGATCGACGCGATGCTGGCGCGCAAGCAGATCATCGAGTCGCTGCAGAGCACGCGTGCCGAGACCGTCCATCTGTTCAACGAACTGGCGCAGCGCATGCCCGAGGGCGTGTATCTGAAGTCGATCAAGCAGAACGCCCGCCGCGTCACGCTCGTCGGCTACGCCCAATCCAATGCGCGCGTCTCGCACCTGATGCGCAACATCGAGGCCTCGCCCTTCCTCGAGCAGCCGGCGCTGGTGGAGGCCAAGGCCGCGATGCTCGACAGCCGCCGGGTGAGCGAATTCACGCTCGCGCTGAGCATTCGCCAGCCCGAGGCCGAGGCGAATGCCGCGGCTGCCGCAGGCAAGGCCGTGAAGCCGGCCGCGGCAGGGGCAGCGAAAGGGGCCGCCAAATGA
- a CDS encoding pilus assembly protein PilM, translating into MIDLPFLRAAPRQLAGLDISSSSIKLVELSGGDKDSYKVERYAIEQLPRDAVVDGNIANLEAVSEALKRALRRFGGGVKNVAVALPSSSVITKKIILPGGLRETEMEFAVEAEANQYIPFALDEVNLDFQEIGPSPGVHGDVEVLIAASRKDKVEDRVAVAQAAGLKAVIVDVESLAIESALELVCEQLPRGGEDQVVAMVDIGASVMNVTMFRNGQSVYSREQAFGGSQLTQDIARQYGMSFEEAESAKRAGSLPDSYPRDLMRPFMDSLALEVSRALQFFFTSTSFNQVDHIVLAGGCAIMPGLGDVVAARTQVDTIIANPFASMTLNSKVRPKSLLSDAPSLMVACGLAMRRFDA; encoded by the coding sequence GTGATTGACCTCCCTTTTCTTCGCGCAGCGCCGCGTCAGCTTGCCGGGCTCGACATCTCGTCATCATCCATCAAGCTGGTCGAGCTGTCGGGGGGTGACAAGGACTCTTACAAAGTCGAGCGTTACGCGATCGAGCAGTTGCCACGGGATGCGGTCGTCGATGGCAACATCGCCAATCTGGAAGCGGTCAGCGAGGCCCTCAAGCGTGCGCTGCGACGCTTCGGTGGCGGGGTGAAGAACGTCGCCGTCGCGCTGCCCTCGTCCTCGGTCATCACCAAGAAAATCATCCTGCCCGGCGGGCTGCGCGAGACCGAAATGGAGTTCGCGGTCGAGGCCGAGGCCAACCAGTACATCCCCTTCGCACTCGACGAGGTCAACCTCGACTTCCAGGAGATCGGGCCTTCACCCGGAGTGCATGGCGACGTCGAGGTGCTGATCGCCGCCTCGCGCAAGGACAAGGTCGAGGATCGGGTCGCGGTGGCCCAGGCCGCGGGGCTCAAGGCGGTCATCGTCGATGTCGAGTCGCTGGCGATCGAATCGGCGCTGGAGCTGGTCTGCGAGCAGCTGCCGCGCGGGGGCGAGGACCAGGTGGTCGCGATGGTCGACATCGGCGCCAGCGTCATGAACGTCACCATGTTCCGCAACGGCCAGTCGGTCTATTCGCGGGAGCAGGCCTTCGGCGGCAGTCAGCTCACCCAGGACATCGCCCGTCAGTACGGCATGAGTTTCGAGGAGGCCGAATCGGCCAAGCGCGCCGGCTCGCTGCCCGACAGCTACCCGCGCGACCTGATGCGCCCGTTCATGGACAGCCTCGCGCTCGAGGTCTCGCGCGCGCTGCAGTTCTTCTTCACCTCGACCTCCTTCAACCAGGTCGATCACATCGTGCTGGCGGGCGGCTGCGCGATCATGCCGGGACTCGGCGACGTGGTTGCGGCGCGCACCCAGGTCGATACGATCATCGCCAACCCCTTCGCCAGCATGACGCTGAACAGCAAGGTCCGGCCCAAGTCCCTGCTGTCCGACGCGCCTTCGCTGATGGTGGCCTGCGGTCTGGCCATGAGGAGATTCGACGCATGA